The sequence CGTCCGCGCAGTCTCGGTGTCCGGGCGCGCGGTCGTCTTCGCCGGGGCCACCGTCTGTATCGCGCTGCTGGGCATGCTGATCCTGCGGCTGAGCTTCCTCAACGGAGTCGCCCTCGCCGCCTCGCTCACCGTCGTCCTGACCGTGGCCGCGTCCGTCACCCTGCTGCCGGCGCTGCTCGGACTGATCGGGATGCGGGCGCTCAGCCGCCGGGAGCGCCGGAGGCTGGCCGAGCACGGGCCCCGGCCCGAGCGGCCCGCCGGTATCGCGGCCCGCTGGTCCGGGTTCGTCGAGCGGCACCCCAAGCTGCTGGGGGTGGCCGCGGCGGCTGCCATGGCCGTCCTCGCCCTGCCGACCCTCGGACTCCATCTGGGCACCTCCGACCAGGGCAACAACCCGGCCACCTCGACCACCCGCAAGGCCTACGACCTGCTGGCGGGCGGCGGGTCCGGCGACGCCCGCGGGAGCGGCTTCGGGCCCGGATTCAACGGGCCGCTGACGCTCGTCGGCACCCTGGACGGCGCGGGGGACCGGGTCGCCTTCGACAAGCTGCCGCAGCGGCTGCGGGACACGCCCGGTATCGCCCAGGTCAGCGCTCCCGAGTTCGACGGCAGCCACAGCACCGGTGTGATCACCGTCGTCCCCACCACCTCACCGCAGTCCCGGCAGACCTCCGACCTGGTGGAACACCTGCGTAGCGAGGTGCTGCCCGCGGCCGAGGGCGCGAGCACGCTGCGGGTGCGGGTCGGCGGCATCACCGCGAGCTACGACGACTTCGCCGCCGTCATCGTCGGCAAGCTGCCGCTGTTCATCGGTGTGGTCATCGCGCTCGGCTCGGTCCTGCTGCTGCTCGCCTTCCGCAGCATCGGCATCCCGCTCAAGGCCGCGCTGATGAACCTCGCGGCCGTCGCCTCGTCCTTCGGGATCGTCGTCGCGGTCTTCCAGTGGGGCTGGGGCAGCGAGCTGCTGGGACTGGGCAGCGCCGGCCCGATCGAACCGTTCCTGCCGGTCATCATGGTGTCGGTGCTCTTCGGCCTGTCCATGGACTACCAGGTGTTCCTGGTCTCCCGGATGTACGAGGAGTGGCAGCTGACCCGGAACAACTGCCGGGCGGTACGGGTCGGCCTCGCCGAGACCAGCCGGGTGATCAACTCGGCGGCAGTCATCATGATCGCGGTGTTCGCGGCCTTCATCCTCAGCGGGGACCGGACCATCGCGATGTTCGGCATCGGCCTGGCCTGCGCCGTCGCCCTGGACGCCTTTGTGCTCCGTACGCTGCTGGTGCCCGCCCTGATGCACATGCTGGGCGGCGCCAACTGGTGGCTGCCGTCCTGGCTCGACCGGTGGCTGCCCCGGATCAGCATCGAGCCGCCGCCGGAGCCGGGCGCGGCGGCGGGGCTGCCCGGGCCGCAGGGCGGGGAGAAACCGCTGGTGGGGGTGTAGGACCCGGCGCCGGACGCCCCCGCGCGGCGCCCCGCGGACGGCGTGTCGCCATCTGCCGCCCGCCGGCCGCCGCCATTCTCATCTCACTCTCAGACGCGGCACCTACGGTCGCGCCCATGGGAACGACCAGGACGACCGAGAACCGAACCGACGACGAGAAGACCGTGCCGGCGCAGGGGGCCAAGGAGACTGCTGCGATCCCGGAGACCACCGAGGCGGAGGCGGCCGGAAAGGCCGCCGCCAAGGCCGATGAGCAGGCCGATGACAACGCCGCCCTCGCCGCGCAGGACGAGGCCGGTGACCTCGAGGCGGACGACGGCGTCGACACCCTCGACCGCGACCCGGACACCGCCGGGTCCACCACCGGGATCGCCGCCGGCGCCGGTGCCGTCGTCGCCGCGGGGCTGGGCCTCGCGTCCGTCACCGGCACCTGGCTGGGCACCACGCTCGCCGAGCGCGCGAACCTGATGGGCCAGATCAAGGTCCAGTCGGGCAAGGCCCAGGCCGCCGACCAGATCTCCGCCGTCTACGGCGCCTCCTGGCACACCAACGCCCTGGTCAACGGCTTCTTCGCGCTGCTCGCCGTGATCGCCGCCACGGTGGTGGTGACCACCACCCGGCACCGCCCCACCTGGGTGAAGGCCGTCGCCTGGGGCGGACTGGTGCTCGGCGTGCTGGGGATCCTGATCTCCGCGGGCATGTACCTCGACCTGTTCGGGAGCATGCCGACCGTGCCCAAGGCTCCCGCGGGCGGCGCCGGACCCGCGGCTCCGTAACCCGGTAACCCGTAAGGACCTCCGGGAACTCCGCAACTCCGTAAGGACATCCGGGCCGCTTTCTGAGCACCGTACGGGTGCCGCGGGCGGTGCCTAAGGAACCACCGGGCGATACCGCGGGTTTCTGAGCACCGCCCGGGGCCGAAGATCGGGAACTCTCCCGATGTGGCGGACCCCCCTTGGCGACGAGGCTTGAGCACATCGACAAGCCGTCGAGTGACCACCTCACCGCCATCAGGGGAGACACGCCATGTACCGCTCCGAGCTGGAGATCCGGATCCGTCACGAAGAGCTGCGCCGCGAGGCCGACCGGCAGCGCCTGGTGCGCGAGGCGGCCGGGTCGGCCGAGGCCCCGCGGAACGGGCGCCGTGGCGCGGCCCGTTCCGGGACGGACGAACCCGGAGGGCGGGTGAGTACACGGGGCGGGTGGTGGCGGATACGCCGCGCCGCCGCCTGACCGCGGCGCTCACATGACGCCTCAGGTGCCGGGCCCGCCGCCCGGCCCCGGCTGTCCGCCCGGCCCCCAGCCGTCCGCCCGGCCCCCAGCCGTCCGCCCGGCCCCAGGTGCCTTCCGCACCGGGCCGGGCGTTTCGCGTACCGGAGCCCCCTGCCGGAATGTCAGACCCCTGTGCGATGCTCACCGGCGTGGAGACCAGGTCCGTCAGTCCCGTGTTCATCGGCCGTGCGGCCGAACTCGCCGCGCTGGGTGACGCGCTCGCCCGCGGCACGGCGTCCGGCGAGCCCCAGGCGCTGCTGATCGGCGGTGAGGCCGGAGTCGGCAAGACCCGGCTCATTGAGGAGTTCTGCGAGTCGGCCCGCGCCGCCGGCGCGCTCGTCGCCTGCGGCGGCTGCATCGAGATCGGCTCCGAAGGCCTGCCCTTCGCGCCGTTCTCCTCGATCCTGCACACCCTCAACTGGCATCTGCGCGACGAGCTGGCCGCCGCCGTCGCAGGACAGGAGGGCGAACTCTCCCGCATCCTGCCCGAATTGGGGGAGACTCCGGGCGAGGCACACGACGAGGAGATCGGCCGCGCCCGCCTCTTCGAGCTGACCGCCCGCCTCCTGGAGCGGCTTGCCGCCCACCGCACCCTCGTCATTGTCGTCGAGGACCTTCACTGGGCCGACCGCTCCACCCGCGAACTGCTCGCCTACCTCCTGCGCTGCCTGCACGACGCGCGCGTCCTCCTGGTGGCGACGTACCGCTCGGACGACATCCACCGCCGCCACCCCCTGCGCCCCTTCCTGGCCGAGATCGACCGGATGCGCACGGTCCGCCGCGTCGAACTCGCTCGCTTCAACCGCGAGGAGGTCCGCTCCCAGATCGCCGGGATCCACGGCAGCGACCCCGAAGAGGACACCGTCGACCGGGTGTTCCGGCGCTCGGAGGGCAACGCCTTCTTCGTCGAGGAGCTGGCCCGCGGCCTCGCCGATGGCGCGCTGCACGGCCTCAGCGACCCGCTGCGCGATCTGCTGCTGGTGCGCGTCGAGGCGCTTCCCGAGGACGCCCAGCGGGTGGTGCGCACGGCCGCCGAGGGCGGCTCCACGGTCGAACACGAACTCCTCTCCGCCGTCTGCCGGATGCCCGAGGACGACCTCATCGAGGCACTGCGGTCCGCCGTCGGCAGCAACACCCTGGTGCCCACCCGGGACGGCACGGGCTACCGCTTCCGGCACGCCCTCGTCCGCGAGGCCGTCGTGGACGACCTGCTGCCCGGCGAGCGCACCCGCCTCAACCGCCGCTACGCCGAGGCACTGGAAGCCAACCCCTCGCTGGTCCGTGCCGAGGTCTGCGCCGCCCGGCTGGCCAGCTACTGGTACAAGTCCCATGACGCCGCCAAGGCGCTGCCCGCCGTCCTCGCCGCCTCCGTCCAGGCCCGCCGCCGCCATGCCTACGCCGAGCAACTGCGGCTGCTGGAGCGCGCCCTGGAGCTGTGGGACGACGCGCCCACCGAGGTCCGCCAGGGCGTGCGCCCGGTCGACTACGCCGAGGCGTACCCGCCCTGCGGCTGCCACGACGGCGACGCCCTGCGCTTCCTCGACCTGCTCGCCGAGATCGCGGTGGCCGCCCGGCTCTCCGGCGACAACGAACGCGCCTTCACGATCGTCAAGCGCGCCCTGCGGTCCCTGCGCGGCGAGAGCGACCCTTCCCCCGGCTCTCCCCACGGTGCGAGCGGCGGGGACCCCCTTCGTACGGCATGGTTCCTGGTGCAGCGCTCCCGGCTCTGCCAGTGCACCGGCCGTGGCAACGGCTGGGAGGACCTGGGCGCCGCCCAGGAGCTGATGCGCGGCCTGCCGCCGTCCTCCGTGCACGCCGAGGTGCTTGCCGCCGTCGCCAGCTGGGCGATCCTGCACGACCCGGGTCCCGGCAGCTTCGCGACGGCCGAACGCGCCGTGGAACTCGCCCAGTTGGTGGGCGACGAAGAGGCCGAGCTCAACTCCCGGCTGACCCTGGCGGGGCTGCGGGTCGACTCCGGGGAGGTCGACGCGGGCCTCGACGACTTCCGTGCCGCCCTGGGCCGCGCCGTCGACCGCGGCTACTTCGCCGTCATCGCCCGCGGCCACATCAACTTCCCGTCCGCCCTGGAAGGCGTCGGCCGCTCCCGCGAAGCCGTCGAGGTCACCGAGCAGGGCATCGAACTCACCACCCGCTACGGCCTCAAGGACAGCACCAGCTGGGTCCTGGGCAACCGCTCCGAATCCCTGCAGTCGCTGGGCCGCTGGGAGGAAGCGGGACGGGCCGCCGCCGATGCCCGCCGCCTCGCCCAGAACCCCCGGACCATCGCGCTGGCCGCCAGCCGCCACACCGGCCTCGCGCTGAACGAGGGAGACTTCGCCACCGCCGCACGCGAACTGGCCGTCGCCCAGGAGCACTACGGCACCCACGACCCGCAGCCGCAGAACGTCCTGGTCATGGCGCGGCACGCGCTGCGGATCGCCGCCCACCAGGGCCGCCTCCTCGATGCCCGCAGCATCCTCCAGCAGGCCCTGGACGCCGGTTTCCCGCCCGGCACCCAGCGCTACGCCTGGCCGCTGCTCTGGTCGGCCGCCACCGCCGAAGCGGACGCCCGCGGACTTCCCGCCGCCGGGCCGGGCCGGGCCGCGGTCCTCGCCCGCGTCCGGGAGGCCGCCAAGAAGCTGCCCCGGCTCTGCCCGGTCTGGGCCGCCTACGGCCTCGCGCTCGACGCCGAACTCCGCCGCGCCGAAGGCCGCGAAACCCCCGACTCCTGGGCGGAGGCGGTCGCCGCCTTCGAGCCCCTGGAACGCCCGCACGAGCTCGCCCGGGCCTGCTACCGCTGGGCGGAATCCCTCCTCCACGGCAGCGAGCGGGCCACCCTCGGACTGCACGGCCGCACCCCGCGCGAGGCCGCCGTACTCCTGCTCAGCCAGGCGCACACCGCCGCCGCGGCGATGGGCGCCCGCCCGCTCGCCGAAGAACTCGCCCTCCTCGCCCAGCGGGCCCGCGTCCCCCTGCCCGGTCTGCAGCCGGAGTCCGCGACGGAGCCGGCGTCCGGTGCCGCCCGCGCGGCGGCCGCTGACCCGTCACCCGCCGGCGCCGTCCCCGCCGAATCCCTCGGCCTGACACCCCGCGAACGTGACGTACTGCGGCTGGTCGCCGACGGGCGCAGCAACCGCCAGATAGCCGACACCCTGTTCATCTCCCCGAAGACCGCCAGCGTCCATGTCTCCAACATCCTCGCCAAGCTGGGCGTCTCGGGCCGCGGCGAGGCGGGCGCGGTGGCACACCGCCTGCGCCTGTTCGGGGAGCCGGCACCCGGTCCGGGAGCTGCCGTGTCCTCCTGACCGCTCCGGCTCCTGGCCACTCACCCTCAGGGCCGTTCCCGGTCCTGTTCCCGGCCGGGTTCCCCGCCCGGTCGCTGCCGGGGTGCCCTGACGACGACGGTCCCCGAGGAGAGATCGATCGGGCCCTTGCCGGGGTCACCGTCACCCACGTCATCCACGACGAGCGACATCTTCTGCCGCTCCTCGTCGGTGTGCTTGCGCCCCGGCGCGAACAGTTCTTCCGCGATGTTGAACATGGTGCCCTGCCCCCTCGTCGGTTGACACGCACCCGTCCCCTGCCCCCGAGTGTAGGCAGGCCATCCGAAAAGAGGATCAGCCCGGTCAGCTCACCTTGAGGCGGAGAATCCGGTCATCGCCCTTGTGCGGTGTGCCCCGCCCGTCCGTGTTGCTGGTGACCAGCCACAACGCCCCGTCATCGGCCGCCACGACGGTCCGCAGGCGGCCGTAGGTGCCCTGCAGGAAAGCCTGCGGAGCCGCCACCGGCTTCGTCCCGTTCAGCGGGATCCGCCACAGCCGTTCGCCGCGCAGCGAGGCCATCCAGACCGAACCCTTGGCGTAGGCGATACCGCTGGGCGAGGCGTCCGCGGTCTTCCACACCTCGACCGGGTCCGTGAACACGGTGCCCGCGGTCCCGCCCCTGGCCTTGCCCTTGCCCTCGACCTCGGGCCAGCCGTAGTTCCTGCCCGGCTCGATCAGATTGAGCTCGTCCCAGGTGTTCTGGCCGAACTCCGAGGCCCACAGGCGCTTGTCGTCGTCCCAGGCCAGGCCCTGCACATTGCGGTGGCCGTAGTCGTACACCACCGAGTCCGCTTCCGGATTGCCGTGTGCCGGCTGCCCGTCCGGCGTCATCCGGAGGATCTTGCCGCCCAGGGAATGCTTGTCCTGCGCCAGTCCGGTGTCCCCGGTCTCACCGGTGCCGGCGTACAGCATCTTGTCCGGGCCGAACGCGATCCGGCCGCCGTTGTGGATCTGGCCCTTGGGGATCCCCTTGAGGATGGTGTCGGGCGCGCCCAGCTGATTGCCCCGGGGGCGCTTCTCGTCGTAG is a genomic window of Streptomyces sp. Edi2 containing:
- a CDS encoding MMPL family transporter — encoded protein: MTALARWCLRRRIVVIVLWLAAFAGVAAAAAVTGSAYSNNYEVPGTESGRASALLDRAFPGQSGDSDTLVWHTDSTTVRAATVRTTMTHTLEKIAELPGVAEVHGPYGGPGTDPTGGRGAQQISKDGHTAYASVLFDRATDDLDPAQVRTVVDTARAAAGNGLQVELGGAGIALTEAPRAQLAEIIGLGAAAVVLFLAFGSLAATFLPIVTALAAVGTASAGITLLSHAMTVADFAPMLGMLIGLGVGIDYALFIVTRHRKGLRAGLPVGEAAVRAVSVSGRAVVFAGATVCIALLGMLILRLSFLNGVALAASLTVVLTVAASVTLLPALLGLIGMRALSRRERRRLAEHGPRPERPAGIAARWSGFVERHPKLLGVAAAAAMAVLALPTLGLHLGTSDQGNNPATSTTRKAYDLLAGGGSGDARGSGFGPGFNGPLTLVGTLDGAGDRVAFDKLPQRLRDTPGIAQVSAPEFDGSHSTGVITVVPTTSPQSRQTSDLVEHLRSEVLPAAEGASTLRVRVGGITASYDDFAAVIVGKLPLFIGVVIALGSVLLLLAFRSIGIPLKAALMNLAAVASSFGIVVAVFQWGWGSELLGLGSAGPIEPFLPVIMVSVLFGLSMDYQVFLVSRMYEEWQLTRNNCRAVRVGLAETSRVINSAAVIMIAVFAAFILSGDRTIAMFGIGLACAVALDAFVLRTLLVPALMHMLGGANWWLPSWLDRWLPRISIEPPPEPGAAAGLPGPQGGEKPLVGV
- a CDS encoding DUF6191 domain-containing protein encodes the protein MFNIAEELFAPGRKHTDEERQKMSLVVDDVGDGDPGKGPIDLSSGTVVVRAPRQRPGGEPGREQDRERP
- a CDS encoding AAA family ATPase, encoding MLTGVETRSVSPVFIGRAAELAALGDALARGTASGEPQALLIGGEAGVGKTRLIEEFCESARAAGALVACGGCIEIGSEGLPFAPFSSILHTLNWHLRDELAAAVAGQEGELSRILPELGETPGEAHDEEIGRARLFELTARLLERLAAHRTLVIVVEDLHWADRSTRELLAYLLRCLHDARVLLVATYRSDDIHRRHPLRPFLAEIDRMRTVRRVELARFNREEVRSQIAGIHGSDPEEDTVDRVFRRSEGNAFFVEELARGLADGALHGLSDPLRDLLLVRVEALPEDAQRVVRTAAEGGSTVEHELLSAVCRMPEDDLIEALRSAVGSNTLVPTRDGTGYRFRHALVREAVVDDLLPGERTRLNRRYAEALEANPSLVRAEVCAARLASYWYKSHDAAKALPAVLAASVQARRRHAYAEQLRLLERALELWDDAPTEVRQGVRPVDYAEAYPPCGCHDGDALRFLDLLAEIAVAARLSGDNERAFTIVKRALRSLRGESDPSPGSPHGASGGDPLRTAWFLVQRSRLCQCTGRGNGWEDLGAAQELMRGLPPSSVHAEVLAAVASWAILHDPGPGSFATAERAVELAQLVGDEEAELNSRLTLAGLRVDSGEVDAGLDDFRAALGRAVDRGYFAVIARGHINFPSALEGVGRSREAVEVTEQGIELTTRYGLKDSTSWVLGNRSESLQSLGRWEEAGRAAADARRLAQNPRTIALAASRHTGLALNEGDFATAARELAVAQEHYGTHDPQPQNVLVMARHALRIAAHQGRLLDARSILQQALDAGFPPGTQRYAWPLLWSAATAEADARGLPAAGPGRAAVLARVREAAKKLPRLCPVWAAYGLALDAELRRAEGRETPDSWAEAVAAFEPLERPHELARACYRWAESLLHGSERATLGLHGRTPREAAVLLLSQAHTAAAAMGARPLAEELALLAQRARVPLPGLQPESATEPASGAARAAAADPSPAGAVPAESLGLTPRERDVLRLVADGRSNRQIADTLFISPKTASVHVSNILAKLGVSGRGEAGAVAHRLRLFGEPAPGPGAAVSS
- a CDS encoding PQQ-dependent sugar dehydrogenase, producing MQRRFRTAVLAAASLLLAAGCTSGGAQPRGGGSSTPAENRGGAASPSATASSAAPPAKGSVQVTGTLATGLKSPWGVAVLPGGDLLVSSRDTGKIFRVAAHGGKITELGSVPGVDPGGEGGLLGIAVSSTFGADHQVYAYFTTASDNRIARMIYDEKRPRGNQLGAPDTILKGIPKGQIHNGGRIAFGPDKMLYAGTGETGDTGLAQDKHSLGGKILRMTPDGQPAHGNPEADSVVYDYGHRNVQGLAWDDDKRLWASEFGQNTWDELNLIEPGRNYGWPEVEGKGKARGGTAGTVFTDPVEVWKTADASPSGIAYAKGSVWMASLRGERLWRIPLNGTKPVAAPQAFLQGTYGRLRTVVAADDGALWLVTSNTDGRGTPHKGDDRILRLKVS